A stretch of Gambusia affinis linkage group LG10, SWU_Gaff_1.0, whole genome shotgun sequence DNA encodes these proteins:
- the zbtb7a gene encoding zinc finger and BTB domain-containing protein 7A, whose amino-acid sequence MGLVVCSGGCGNQVTLGFGLYIPECLALGHEGKGTTVSLSLRGGVRHRQQNWPAKQGKAERSRETFSAYSIGRQTDGRTDTRVGAVLGGSAAGWWKMSSGAGGRGGRRLRGIASTAGGGRRGGAGEAEEGPVGIPFPEHSADVLGGLNKQRLSGLLCDVLLVTQDREFPAHRSVLASCSSYFHKLFTSGAAADQQNIYNIDFVAAEALGALLDFAYTATLTVSHSSVADILAAARLLEISPVQDVCTHLLDTKVLSSPAGSERRDEEGKCRGVKEQGNRIRAREYLEYFQRGAHWSSSCSTPELRELPTHLHFNHGNGSIPSNGAPAGPSEYYSPLALALSQPQAQEPEEEDEDEEEDEDREAVQGNGVNPGSSYYPPSQNGHFYLPPESRQEAEVEDSCREAMVRDRGSASALLQQMMDSIERQKKRADGEEQGDGDDPDMEFYLNYFSSTQHEDAASASLVHGVPPSLWMSRGSAGQHTAGGERAVEERGNGTGGGGGERKMRSKAFQKCPICSKVIQGAGKLPRHIRTHTGEKPYECAICKVRFTRQDKLKVHMRKHTGEKPYLCTQCGAAFAHNYDLKNHMRVHTGLRPYQCSSCFKTFVRSDHLHRHLKKDGCNGIPSRRGRKPRVREPGLLEAPPSLLSPSPETGPQPRTARGRRRSEASSAAEVEGAVEVHTHSPQLQELAVETGP is encoded by the exons ATGGGACTCGTAGTCTGCAGCGGGGGCTGTGGAAACCAGGTGACATTGGGTTTCGGCCTCTATATCCCAGAGTGCCTTGCCCTCGGCCATGAAGGAAAGGGAACAACCGTCAGCCTATCCCTGCGAGGAGGTGTG AGACACAGGCAGCAGAACTGGCCGGCAAAGCAGGGGAAGGCAGAGAGGTCCCgagaaacattttctgcctATTCG ataggcagacagacagacggcaGGACGGATACACGGGTGGGGGCTGTGCTCGGCGGCTCGGCGGCAGGCTGGTGGAAGATGTCGTCAGGGGCCGGTGGGAGAGGAGGAAGGCGGCTCCGGGGTATAGCAAGCACTGCGGGCGGGGGGAGACGAGGAGGAGCAGGGGAGGCGGAGGAGGGTCCCGTGGGGATCCCTTTCCCCGAACACAGCGCGGACGTCCTGGGCGGCCTGAACAAGCAGCGGCTCAGCGGGCTCCTTTGCGATGTGCTCTTAGTCACCCAGGACCGGGAGTTCCCGGCCCACCGCTCCGTCCTTGCGTCCTGCAGCTCTTACTTTCACAAGCTCTTCACTTCAGGAGCCGCCGCCGACCAGCAGAACATCTACAACATCGACTTTGTGGCAGCAGAGGCTCTGGGAGCTTTGCTGGACTTTGCCTACACGGCGACGTTGACGGTCAGTCACAGCAGCGTGGCGGACATCCTTGCTGCTGCTCGCCTCCTGGAAATCTCTCCCGTCCAGGACGTCTGTACTCACCTGCTGGACACCAAAGTGCTCTCCTCGCCG GCGGGTAGTGAGCGGAGAGATGAAGAGGGGAAATGCAGAGGAGTCAAGGAGCAGGGGAACCGAATTCGGGCCAGGGAGTACCTGGAGTACTTCCAGAGAGGGGCGcactggagcagcagctgcagcacgCCAGAGCTCAGGGAACTGCCCACACACCTGCACTTTAACCATGGTAACGGGAGCATCCCCAGCAACGGGGCTCCTGCGGGTCCCAGTGAGTACTACTCCCCGCTGGCCCTAGCCTTGTCACAGCCCCAAGCGCAAGAaccagaggaggaggacgaggatgaagaggaagacgAAGACAGGGAGGCAGTTCAGGGCAATGGAGTGAACCCGGGGTCGTCATACTACCCTCCATCTCAGAACGGCCACTTCTACCTCCCCCCTGAGTCTCGGCAGGAGGCGGAGGTGGAGGACAGCTGCAGGGAGGCAATGGTCAGGGATAGGGGCTCGGCCAGCGCCCTCCTGCAACAAATGATGGACTCCATCGAGAGGCAGAAGAAGCGTGCGGACGGGGAGGAGCAGGGAGATGGGGACGATCCTGACATGGAATTTTACTTGAATTATTTCAGCAGCACGCAGCACGAAGACGCAGCTTCCGCATCACTCGTGCATGGCGTGCCGCCGTCGCTGTGGATGTCACGAGGCAGCGCGGGCCAACACACGGCGGGAGGAGAGAGAGCAGTGGAGGAGAGAGGGAACGGCAccggaggaggtggaggagaaagaaagatgCGCTCTAAGGCCTTTCAGAAGTGCCCCATATGCTCGAAGGTCATTCAAGGTGCAGGCAAGCTACCCCGCCATATCAGAACGCACACGGGAGAGAAACCCTATGAATGCGCCATCTGCAAAGTGCGCTTTACCAG GCAGGACAAGCTCAAGGTTCACATGCGAAAGCATACAGGAGAGAAGCCTTACCTGTGTACACAATGTGGAGCCGCCTTCGCTCACAACTACGACCTGAAGAACCACATGCGCGTCCACACCGGTCTCCGTCCCTACCAGTGCTCAAGCTGCTTTAAGACTTTTGTGCGCTCGGACCACCTGCACCGCCACCTTAAGAAGGACGGCTGCAACGGCATCCCCTCCCGCCGGGGCAGAAAACCTCGGGTGAGAGAACCGGGGCTCCTGGAGGCCCCGCCGAGCCTCCTGAGCCCTAGCCCCGAAACTGGGCCCCAGCCTCGCACCGCCAGGGGCCGGCGGCGCTCCGAGGCGTCCTCTGCAGCAGAGGTAGAGGGTGCTGTCGAGGTGCATACACACAGTCCTCAGCTGCAGGAGCTAGCAGTGGAGACGGGACCCTGA